From one Macaca nemestrina isolate mMacNem1 chromosome 5, mMacNem.hap1, whole genome shotgun sequence genomic stretch:
- the LOC105497655 gene encoding MHC class I polypeptide-related sequence B-like isoform X2 has protein sequence MTLAHIKGQKGGLHSLQEIKVCEIHEDNSTGGLRHFYYDGELFLSQNLETQEWTELQSSRAQTLALNIRNFWKEDTMKTKTHYRAVQADCLKKLQRYLESGVAVRRTAPPMVNVTHSEASEGNITVTCRASGFYPRNIALTWRQDGVSLNHDAQQWGGILPDQNGTYETWVATRIRQGEEQRFACYMEHSGNHSTHPVPSGKVLVFQSQWLDIPYVLAVAAAVAAAAAAIFVIILYVLCCKKKTSAAEGPELVSLRTLDQHPVGTGDHRDAT, from the exons ATGACCCTGGCTCATATCAAAGGCCAGAAAGGAG GCTTGCATTCTCTCCAGGAGATTAAGGTCTGTGAGATTCATGAAGACAACAGCACCGGGGGCTTGCGGCATTTCTACTACGATGGCGAGCTCTTCCTCTCCCAAAACCTGGAGACTCAGGAATGGACAGAGCTCCAGTCCTCCAGAGCTCAGACCCTGGCTCTGAACATCAGGAATTTCTGGAAGGAAGATACCATGAAGACCAAGACACACTATCGCGCTGTGCAAGCAGACTGCCTGAAGAAACTACAGCGATATCTAGAATCCGGGGTGGCCGTCAGGAGAACAG CGCCCCCCATGGTGAACGTCACCCACAGCGAGGCCTCAGAGGGCAACATCACCGTGACATGCAGGGCTTCCGGCTTCTATCCCCGGAATATCGCACTGACCTGGCGTCAGGATGGGGTGTCTTTGAACCACGATGCCCAGCAGTGGGGGGGGATCCTGCCTGATCAGAATGGAACCTACGAGACCTGGGTGGCCACCAGGATTCGCCAAGGCGAGGAGCAGAGGTTCGCCTGCTACATGGAACACAGCGGGAATCACAGCACTCACCCTGTGCCCTCTG GGAAAGTGCTGGTGTTTCAGAGTCAATGGCTAGACATTCCATATGTTCTTGCTGtcgctgctgctgttgctgctgctgctgctgctatttttgttattattctcTATGTCCTTTGTTGTAAGAAGAAAACATCAGCTGCAGAGGGTCCAG